One Blattabacterium cuenoti DNA window includes the following coding sequences:
- a CDS encoding SPFH domain-containing protein, whose amino-acid sequence MNIFDLFFYGILIVTFFSILSSFMFVVNQETAFIIERMGKFHSIRHAGLNLKIPYADRVIGKLSLKIQQLDVLIDTKTKDNVFVKVKISVQYRVIRDKVYEAFYKLDNSHSQITSYIFDVVRAEVPKMKLDDVFERKDDIAIAVKNELDESMLEYGYSIIKTLVTDLDPDEQVKLAMNRINTAEREKVAAEYKAESERIKIVAKAKAEAESKKLQGKGTADQRREISRGILESIEILNKMGINSHEASALIVVTQHYDTIQSIGKESNTNLVLLPNNPGSANEMLNNMITSFSVSNQINYRKDNEKNNKNIKNKK is encoded by the coding sequence ATGAATATTTTTGATTTATTTTTTTATGGAATATTAATTGTCACATTTTTTTCTATACTTTCTAGTTTTATGTTTGTAGTAAATCAGGAAACTGCTTTTATTATTGAAAGAATGGGAAAATTTCATAGCATACGTCATGCTGGATTAAATTTAAAAATTCCTTATGCAGATCGTGTGATAGGAAAATTGTCGTTAAAAATTCAACAATTAGATGTGTTAATTGATACAAAAACAAAAGATAATGTTTTTGTAAAAGTAAAAATATCCGTTCAATATAGAGTAATTAGAGATAAAGTATATGAAGCATTTTATAAACTTGATAATTCTCATTCTCAAATTACTTCTTATATATTTGATGTAGTTCGTGCAGAAGTACCTAAAATGAAATTAGATGATGTTTTTGAAAGAAAAGATGATATAGCTATTGCTGTAAAAAATGAATTAGATGAATCTATGTTAGAATATGGTTATTCTATTATTAAAACATTAGTTACTGATCTTGATCCAGATGAACAAGTAAAATTAGCAATGAATAGAATTAATACAGCTGAAAGAGAAAAAGTTGCTGCTGAATATAAAGCTGAATCAGAAAGAATAAAAATAGTAGCAAAAGCAAAAGCAGAAGCAGAAAGTAAAAAATTACAGGGGAAAGGTACTGCAGATCAAAGAAGAGAAATATCTAGAGGAATTTTAGAATCTATAGAAATTTTAAATAAAATGGGGATTAATTCACATGAAGCATCAGCTTTAATTGTGGTAACTCAACATTATGATACTATTCAATCTATAGGAAAAGAAAGTAATACTAATTTAGTTTTATTACCTAATAATCCTGGATCTGCAAATGAAATGTTAAATAATATGATCACTTCATTTAGTGTATCTAATCAAATTAATTATAGAAAAGATAATGAAAAAAATAATAAAAATATAAAAAACAAGAAATAA
- a CDS encoding endonuclease III domain-containing protein, with protein MISIILTTRSREEKVNLVTKKIFKQIRSPHDIIKLGINKIKQLIKKLGLHNKKSENIYNLSKILIKKYNGSIPKNIIELEKLPGVGHKTASLFLSNISKKYFFPIDTHIHRLIYKWKLSSGKSVKKTEVDVKRLFKKYKWKKLHLQIISYGKEFSPSYTWKLRKDIIYQELLYNNCL; from the coding sequence TTGATATCTATAATTCTTACTACAAGAAGTAGAGAAGAAAAAGTTAATCTTGTTACAAAAAAAATTTTTAAACAAATAAGATCTCCTCATGATATTATTAAATTAGGAATAAATAAGATAAAACAATTAATAAAAAAATTAGGACTTCATAACAAAAAATCTGAAAATATTTACAATTTATCTAAAATTTTAATAAAAAAATATAATGGATCTATTCCAAAAAATATAATAGAATTAGAAAAACTACCAGGGGTAGGACATAAAACAGCTTCATTATTTTTATCTAATATATCTAAAAAATATTTTTTTCCTATAGATACACATATACATAGATTAATTTATAAATGGAAATTAAGTAGTGGAAAAAGTGTAAAAAAAACGGAAGTTGATGTAAAACGTTTATTTAAAAAATATAAATGGAAAAAACTCCATTTACAAATTATTTCTTATGGAAAAGAATTTTCTCCATCTTATACATGGAAATTAAGAAAAGATATAATTTATCAAGAATTATTATATAATAATTGTTTATAA
- a CDS encoding DUF3127 domain-containing protein: MEIIGKVKEIFQIQKFESGFKKRELVITTEEPYPQNILIEFIQDKVGLLDLIKLNDKVKVYFNIRGREWKTPNGVTKYFNSIQGWKIDLISNNISNNKKEVSSQSSLSSDDFDDLPF, from the coding sequence ATGGAAATAATAGGAAAAGTAAAAGAAATATTTCAAATTCAAAAATTTGAAAGTGGATTTAAAAAAAGAGAACTTGTTATAACCACTGAAGAACCTTATCCTCAAAATATATTAATTGAATTTATTCAAGATAAAGTTGGACTATTAGATTTAATAAAATTAAATGATAAAGTAAAAGTTTATTTTAATATTAGAGGTAGAGAATGGAAAACTCCTAATGGAGTAACAAAATATTTTAATTCTATTCAAGGATGGAAAATAGATTTAATTAGTAATAATATATCTAACAACAAAAAAGAAGTTTCATCACAGTCTTCTTTATCTTCTGACGATTTTGATGATCTTCCTTTTTAG
- a CDS encoding iron-sulfur cluster assembly protein, giving the protein MYRKKHNKLKNSIISILKNIYDPEIPVDIYELGLIYDIQISHENEIKIIMTLTSPNCPIIDSLPKEIENKIKSIKDVKKVKIILTFDPPWCKEFMSEEARLELGLL; this is encoded by the coding sequence ATGTATAGAAAAAAACATAACAAATTAAAAAATAGTATCATATCTATATTAAAAAATATATATGATCCAGAGATACCTGTAGATATTTATGAATTAGGTTTAATATATGATATTCAAATTTCTCATGAAAATGAAATAAAAATAATAATGACTCTTACCAGTCCAAATTGTCCTATTATAGATTCTTTACCCAAAGAAATAGAAAATAAAATAAAATCTATAAAAGATGTAAAAAAAGTTAAAATAATATTAACTTTTGATCCTCCTTGGTGTAAAGAATTTATGAGTGAAGAAGCTCGATTAGAATTAGGTTTATTATAA